TTGCTGCAAAAATATGGTCTGGTTTAGTTTGTGCAAAATGAATTAACCGATCTGTCAGTTTTTGTGGATACGGTTTTAATTGCTCTTTTGGGCTGATATAGAGCGTGTCATCTTTATGGTGATAATGAATATCATGTTGCCCTAATTTTACGAACCGTTCGCGGTCTTGTGATTGAGTGGCATTCATTTGCATTTCTTTCACTCCATGGAAAGCGCATCACTGCGCTTTATTTTTTGCATCATGCAATTTTTATTTAATATGTTGTTGTCCGCATTAGCCTGACTAAATCGGGTAATGACGTGATTGGGTTTGAATGGTAATCCAGCGTAGTTCGGTAAATTCGGCAACAGAGACTTTACTACCAAAACGTCCGTAACCACTCGATTTTGTTCCGCCAAATGGCATTTGAGCTTCGTCATGTACAGTTGCGCCGTTAATGTGACAAATACCCGAATCAATCTGGTGAGCGACTTCTAATGCCTGTGAAATATTTTGGCTAAACACTGCTGAAGAAAGACCGAACTCGCTATCATTTGCCAGTGCTATGCCTTCTTCAATGCTTGAAAAACGTTGAACTGTGCATACAGGCCCAAACGATTCTTCGCGGTAAAGCAGCATGTCAGGTTTAATATTAAGTACCAGCGTCGGTTGCATGCTGGTGTCTTCAATATGAATGCCTAAAGGTAAGTCAGCACCTTTGTTTTGAGCATCTTCAAGCAAATGCTGAATACGGTTTGCAGCGCGGCGACTTTCTAAAACACCGAGTACATTGTCTTTTGAAGTTGGATTACCTGCCCGAATAGAGCGGGTTTTTTCAATCAGTTTTTCAATAAATTGGTCGGCAATATTGTCTTGAACTAAAACACGTTCGGTCGACATACAGATTTGACCCTGATTAAAGAATGCTCCAAAAGCAACTGCATTTACGGCTTCATTAATATCGGCCTCATTTAAAACCACGACAGGGGCCTTACCACCCAATTCAAGTAAAACAGGTTTTAAATATTTGGCAGCAGTCTTGGCAATAATTTTTCCGACTTTGGTGGAACCTGTAAAATTAATGCGCTTCACAGCTGGATGAGACACTAAGCGCTCCACGATTTGTGGGGCATCTTCGGCGGCATGTGTAATCACATTCACCACACCTTCACCAAGACCTGCTTCATGTAGCACTTCACCAATAAGACGATGCGTTGCTGGGCAGGCTTCCGATGCTTTTAACACTACCGTGTTACCACAAGCCAAAGGCATAGCAAGCGCACGTGTTGCCAAAATGACAGGCGCATTCCAAGGTGCAATGCCAACAATCACACCGCAAGGAACTCGCACACCCATTGCAAGATTGCCCGGCACATCTGACGGAATCAGGCTTCCGTCAATTTGTGTAGTCATGGCTGCTGCTTCACGTAACATGTTGGCAGCAAGCTGAACGTTAAACCCATACCATGTTGCAGTTGAACCTGTTTCTTGCATTCCGGTTTGAATGAATTGCTCGGTCTTTTGGTCCATTAAATCGGCTGCTTTTAATAAGCGTAAACGGCGTTCGGTAGGTGAGAGCTTCGACCATACTTTAAAAGCTTGTTGTGCCGAATCGATTGCACGATCAACATCGTCCAAGGTGGCAGCAGCAGCTTTTGTTGCCACTGATCCATCAATGGGGCTAATACGCTCAAAAGTTGCCTGATTTGATGCATCAACAGATTGACCGTGAATAAGTAACTGTACATTTTGCATGGGTTGTGTCCTTACATTGCCATTAAAGAATCAAAAGTTAACCAGTACGTTTATAGCTCTGTAAACCTGGTTTAATTGATTTTTCATCTAAAAATTGTTTCAAACCTTCTTGGCGACCATTTTCAGTATCGCGGTGGATACATTGATCGAGCTTGGCATATAAGTAGTCTTCGTTTTGGTCCCATGTCAGTTCGCGGCAGCGTTTAAAGCCATTTTTAGCGGTACGAAGGACGACTGGGTTTTTCTCAAGCAAGCAATTTGCTAGTTCGGTTACTTCTGCTTTAAGTTGTTCAAGGGGTACACTTTTATTCACAAGACCCATAGTTTCAGCTTCTTTACCGCTAAAGGTTTTACCCGTCATGATGTAGTACAAAGCTGCACGGTGACCTACGGTATCAGCCATTGCTTTACTTACAAGGTTGCCCGGTGGAATACCCCAGTTAATTTCAGATAAACCAAAGGTTGCTTCATCTGCTGCAATTGCAAGATCACACGCCACTAAAGGTGAGAAACCGCCTCCGAAACACCAACCGTTGACCATTGCAATCGTTGGTTTTGAATACA
This window of the Acinetobacter sp. XH1741 genome carries:
- a CDS encoding aldehyde dehydrogenase — protein: MQNVQLLIHGQSVDASNQATFERISPIDGSVATKAAAATLDDVDRAIDSAQQAFKVWSKLSPTERRLRLLKAADLMDQKTEQFIQTGMQETGSTATWYGFNVQLAANMLREAAAMTTQIDGSLIPSDVPGNLAMGVRVPCGVIVGIAPWNAPVILATRALAMPLACGNTVVLKASEACPATHRLIGEVLHEAGLGEGVVNVITHAAEDAPQIVERLVSHPAVKRINFTGSTKVGKIIAKTAAKYLKPVLLELGGKAPVVVLNEADINEAVNAVAFGAFFNQGQICMSTERVLVQDNIADQFIEKLIEKTRSIRAGNPTSKDNVLGVLESRRAANRIQHLLEDAQNKGADLPLGIHIEDTSMQPTLVLNIKPDMLLYREESFGPVCTVQRFSSIEEGIALANDSEFGLSSAVFSQNISQALEVAHQIDSGICHINGATVHDEAQMPFGGTKSSGYGRFGSKVSVAEFTELRWITIQTQSRHYPI
- a CDS encoding p-hydroxycinnamoyl CoA hydratase/lyase; amino-acid sequence: MKMSYENRWETVDVKVENGIAWVTLNRPEKKNAMSPTLNREMIDVLEAIELDQDARVLVLTGAGDSWTAGMDLKEYFREVDTQPEIYQERIRRDSCRWQWQLLRMYSKPTIAMVNGWCFGGGFSPLVACDLAIAADEATFGLSEINWGIPPGNLVSKAMADTVGHRAALYYIMTGKTFSGKEAETMGLVNKSVPLEQLKAEVTELANCLLEKNPVVLRTAKNGFKRCRELTWDQNEDYLYAKLDQCIHRDTENGRQEGLKQFLDEKSIKPGLQSYKRTG